A section of the Rubrobacter naiadicus genome encodes:
- the queC gene encoding 7-cyano-7-deazaguanine synthase QueC, translating to MERGEALAVVSGGLDSVTLAHLLADEGYSLHLLSFDYGQRHGKELEYARRCAERLGASFDVVDLSGVGRLLSGSALTDEVEVPHGRYDEESMSVTVVPNRNAIFLSVAYGAAVARGSVLVAAAMHAGDHPVYPDCRPEFVRSFEEMELRAIEGLGYPGLRLYTPFIRKTKAEIVGIGASLGVPFEETWSCYEGGELHCGLCGTCTERREAFELAGVEDPTEYRG from the coding sequence ATGGAGCGGGGTGAGGCGCTCGCCGTGGTGAGCGGCGGGCTGGACTCGGTGACGCTGGCCCATCTTCTCGCGGACGAGGGCTACTCGCTGCATCTGCTCTCCTTCGACTACGGACAGCGGCACGGAAAGGAGCTCGAGTACGCCCGTCGCTGCGCGGAGCGGCTCGGGGCCTCCTTCGACGTCGTGGACCTCTCCGGAGTCGGGAGGTTGCTCTCGGGCTCGGCGCTAACCGACGAGGTCGAAGTCCCCCACGGTCGCTACGACGAGGAGAGCATGTCCGTGACGGTCGTGCCGAACCGCAACGCGATCTTTTTGTCCGTGGCCTACGGAGCCGCGGTGGCGCGGGGCTCGGTGCTGGTGGCGGCGGCGATGCACGCGGGCGACCACCCCGTCTACCCGGACTGCCGCCCGGAGTTCGTCCGGAGCTTCGAGGAGATGGAGCTCCGGGCGATAGAAGGGCTGGGGTATCCGGGATTGCGCCTGTACACGCCTTTCATCCGCAAGACCAAGGCGGAGATAGTAGGGATCGGGGCTTCCCTCGGCGTGCCCTTCGAGGAGACCTGGAGCTGCTACGAGGGGGGCGAGCTCCACTGCGGGCTGTGCGGTACATGCACCGAGCGCAGGGAGGCGTTCGAGCTCGCCGGCGTGGAGGACCCGACGGAGTACCGGGGCTAA
- a CDS encoding anti-sigma factor → MEHERFEELKEAYVLGALTEEERREFESYLARHPEKQAEIEELGAIAGLLALSPPEQEPSPELRRRVLARVRSEATSGGEARNALKDRLGWILRPRTLAAAGAALAVAGLLVWNGLLQRELGNLRSENHNLQGQVENLKAHAMRSSGPAKGASAEVLRMRNGKMILTASNLPPAPDGKTYQIWVIENGTPKPAGLFTPSGKAVAVPVQVRAKKAQAVAVTIEPAGGSKRPTSSPILVSHLSAQSNV, encoded by the coding sequence ATGGAACACGAACGTTTCGAGGAGCTGAAAGAGGCCTACGTCCTCGGCGCGCTCACCGAAGAAGAGCGGCGCGAGTTCGAGAGCTACCTGGCTCGCCACCCGGAGAAGCAGGCCGAGATAGAGGAACTCGGCGCGATAGCGGGCCTGCTCGCCCTCTCGCCTCCCGAGCAGGAACCCTCCCCCGAGTTGCGCCGCAGGGTGCTGGCCAGAGTGCGCTCCGAGGCAACCTCCGGCGGCGAAGCGCGCAACGCCCTGAAAGACAGGTTGGGGTGGATCCTTCGTCCGCGCACCCTGGCCGCGGCAGGGGCGGCGCTCGCGGTGGCGGGGCTCCTCGTCTGGAACGGGCTCCTGCAGAGGGAGCTCGGGAACCTCCGGAGCGAGAACCACAACCTGCAGGGACAGGTTGAAAACCTCAAGGCACACGCGATGCGGAGCTCCGGCCCGGCGAAGGGAGCCTCGGCTGAGGTACTCCGGATGAGGAACGGGAAGATGATCCTCACGGCGAGCAACCTGCCGCCCGCCCCAGACGGCAAGACCTATCAGATATGGGTCATAGAGAACGGCACCCCGAAGCCCGCCGGGCTCTTCACGCCGAGCGGTAAGGCGGTCGCCGTCCCCGTTCAGGTCAGGGCAAAGAAAGCCCAGGCGGTCGCCGTCACCATCGAACCGGCCGGAGGATCGAAACGGCCTACCAGCAGCCCCATACTGGTGAGCCACCTCTCAGCTCAAAGTAACGTTTAG
- a CDS encoding MBL fold metallo-hydrolase, whose product MSGEVAPRGGSAKPGLRLSILSSGSSGNVAYVEASGRGFLVDAGLSCRRVERLLARIGRGIDDVEAVLVTHGHTDHTSGIRSLVRKCGVQVYAARGVWDAPGVASVEVAEPFEVCGVEATYFEVPHDAPTCGLRLRTEGVSAAFATDLGEVTPQTLGWMSGARALVLEANHDPQWLRRGPYPEELKRRILSGSGHLSNQQAAEAALALAPHGLSEIVLAHLSETNNSPARACGTVARVLREAGYGRVRIRAAMRGRPTPWVEVDPCSGHPDDGCVRGLTDRLFGVGR is encoded by the coding sequence TTGAGCGGGGAGGTGGCTCCCCGCGGGGGCTCCGCGAAACCGGGGCTGCGCCTGAGCATCCTCTCGAGCGGGAGCTCGGGGAACGTCGCCTACGTCGAGGCCTCGGGACGCGGTTTTCTCGTCGACGCCGGGTTGTCCTGCCGCAGGGTCGAGCGCTTGCTCGCTCGTATCGGACGTGGCATCGATGACGTCGAGGCGGTCCTCGTCACCCACGGTCACACCGACCACACCTCCGGGATCCGTTCGCTGGTGCGCAAGTGCGGGGTGCAGGTCTACGCCGCCCGTGGCGTCTGGGATGCTCCCGGGGTCGCGTCCGTCGAGGTAGCGGAGCCCTTCGAGGTCTGCGGGGTGGAGGCGACCTACTTCGAGGTGCCCCACGACGCCCCGACCTGTGGTCTGAGGCTCCGTACGGAGGGGGTTTCGGCGGCTTTCGCCACCGATCTCGGGGAGGTGACGCCGCAGACCCTCGGCTGGATGAGCGGCGCGCGGGCGCTGGTCCTGGAGGCGAATCACGACCCGCAGTGGCTGCGTCGAGGACCTTATCCCGAGGAACTCAAGCGCAGGATCCTCTCCGGCAGCGGGCACCTCTCCAACCAGCAGGCAGCCGAAGCGGCGCTCGCCCTGGCTCCGCACGGTCTCTCGGAGATCGTCCTCGCACACCTCTCCGAGACCAACAATTCCCCGGCGCGCGCCTGCGGGACCGTCGCCCGGGTGCTGCGCGAGGCCGGTTACGGCCGGGTCCGGATCCGGGCCGCGATGCGCGGGCGGCCCACGCCCTGGGTCGAGGTCGATCCCTGCTCCGGGCACCCGGACGACGGTTGCGTCCGCGGCCTGACGGACCGACTCTTCGGCGTGGGGCGGTGA
- a CDS encoding Sec-independent protein translocase subunit TatA/TatB, with amino-acid sequence MVTDLFQPLHLLILFAIVLVVVGPRRAVRLARGVGDGLGKMSRYRQELRAGVTSALTGGEKGGRKKER; translated from the coding sequence ATGGTGACCGACCTTTTCCAACCGCTGCACCTTCTGATCCTCTTCGCCATCGTCCTCGTCGTCGTGGGCCCCCGGCGTGCGGTGCGTCTGGCCCGCGGGGTGGGAGACGGGCTCGGGAAGATGAGCCGATACCGGCAGGAACTCCGGGCGGGCGTCACCTCCGCGCTCACCGGCGGGGAGAAGGGCGGCCGGAAGAAAGAGCGTTGA
- a CDS encoding sodium:solute symporter family protein codes for MNVALAIILVFLLLAIYLGIRARRGKDMDLEQWAVGGRGFGTIFVFLLLAGEIYTTFTFLGGSGWAYGEGGPAFYILSYGSLAYVISYWLLPAIWRYGREKRLHSQADFFASKYESRSLGVLVSIVAVVAMVPSYLVLQLKGLGLIVSVASYGAISSNVAITIGAAAVTLYVMISGIRGSAWTAVIKDIMVLSVAVFLGIYFPLKLYGGMGEMFHRIQQHDPGFLALPHTGYNVVWFVSTVLLTALGFYMWPHTFGSIFSAREARVFRRNAVYLPLYQLILLFVFLVGFAAILAVPGLKGDQVDLALLRLSRSSFDPWLVGLIGAAGLLTALVPGSMLLMTSATILSKNVYRAFVPSASEERVNRLAKALVPVVALVAWYFTINSGKTIVILLLLGYSFVTQLFPSLISSLLPNNFVNKWGAAAGIIVGVAIVTYATVGGLGTGDLLPFLPPALADINNGVVALVANAIVTVGVSLATRPFVARSSAPTT; via the coding sequence TTGAACGTGGCGCTCGCGATCATACTGGTCTTTTTGCTGCTCGCGATCTACCTGGGCATCCGCGCCCGGCGCGGCAAGGACATGGACCTCGAGCAGTGGGCCGTCGGTGGGCGGGGTTTCGGGACGATCTTCGTCTTTTTGCTTTTGGCCGGGGAGATCTACACGACGTTCACCTTCCTGGGCGGGAGCGGCTGGGCCTACGGGGAGGGCGGGCCGGCGTTCTACATCCTCTCCTACGGGTCGCTGGCTTACGTCATCTCTTACTGGCTCCTGCCCGCGATCTGGCGCTACGGCAGGGAGAAACGGCTGCACTCCCAGGCGGACTTCTTCGCGAGCAAGTACGAGAGCCGCTCCCTGGGCGTGCTCGTCTCGATCGTCGCGGTGGTCGCGATGGTGCCATCGTATCTGGTGTTACAGCTCAAGGGACTCGGGCTCATAGTCTCGGTCGCCTCCTACGGCGCGATCTCCTCGAACGTGGCCATAACCATCGGGGCGGCGGCGGTGACGCTCTACGTCATGATCAGCGGCATCCGCGGCTCGGCGTGGACCGCCGTGATAAAGGACATAATGGTCCTCTCGGTGGCGGTCTTCCTCGGGATCTACTTCCCCCTGAAACTCTACGGCGGGATGGGGGAGATGTTCCACAGGATACAGCAGCACGATCCGGGCTTCCTCGCGTTGCCGCACACGGGATACAACGTCGTCTGGTTCGTCTCGACGGTCCTCCTGACCGCCCTCGGCTTCTACATGTGGCCGCACACGTTCGGTTCGATCTTCTCGGCCAGGGAAGCGCGCGTCTTCCGGCGCAACGCGGTCTACCTGCCGCTCTACCAGCTCATCCTGCTCTTCGTCTTTTTAGTGGGTTTCGCTGCGATCCTGGCGGTGCCGGGTCTCAAGGGAGACCAGGTGGACCTGGCCCTGCTCAGGCTCTCCCGGAGCTCCTTCGACCCATGGCTCGTCGGGCTCATCGGGGCGGCGGGGCTCCTCACCGCGCTCGTGCCGGGCTCGATGCTCCTGATGACCTCGGCGACGATCCTCTCTAAGAACGTCTACCGGGCGTTCGTACCCTCCGCGAGCGAGGAGCGGGTGAACCGGCTGGCCAAGGCGCTCGTTCCCGTCGTGGCTCTGGTCGCCTGGTACTTCACGATCAACAGCGGCAAGACCATCGTGATCCTGCTGCTCCTCGGGTACAGCTTCGTCACCCAGCTCTTCCCGTCCCTGATCTCGAGCCTCCTGCCGAACAACTTCGTGAACAAGTGGGGGGCGGCGGCCGGGATCATCGTCGGGGTGGCCATCGTTACCTACGCGACCGTGGGCGGGCTCGGGACCGGTGACCTTCTGCCCTTCCTCCCGCCGGCGCTCGCCGATATAAACAACGGGGTGGTGGCGCTCGTCGCCAACGCGATAGTTACGGTCGGTGTGAGCCTGGCGACCCGTCCCTTCGTCGCCCGGTCCTCGGCACCGACGACGTGA
- a CDS encoding gluconokinase, whose translation MNEESGETRVLAVDVGSSSVRASLYDEKAAYVEGTETKLEHTLEYTPDGGAIKDPDDLFSLVVRAVDETLKHAGDAAVAGVAFSTFWHAVLGVDGSGEPTTDILTWADRRSAGAARKLRERLDEREVHRRTGCVLHSSYLPAKLLWLSEEHPERFERTARWISPAEYFYSRFFGSDNLTIGTSMASATGLLDQNEKRWDEELIEALPITEDQLSPISDDPAQGLAEEWAKRWPQLANVPWFPAAGDGACSNIGSGCTTRERLALMVGTSGAMRALWKAKSVEIPDGPWCYRADAERFVMGGALSNGGNLVSWLTQTLRLPEIEEAEKEIAKMEPDSHGLTFLPLLAGERGPTWSDDANGAILGLSLASRPGDILRAALEAVALRFSLIARALEEAIPGEKEVIATGGGLLSSPVWTQIMSDALGRPVTLSGVEEASSRGAALLALERLGVLKLEEAEVPLGETFEPDEGRHEAYREALARQQRLYEAVMEEGGPG comes from the coding sequence GTGAACGAAGAGAGCGGCGAGACGCGGGTTCTGGCGGTGGACGTGGGATCCTCCTCGGTCAGGGCCTCGCTCTACGACGAGAAGGCAGCGTACGTCGAGGGCACAGAGACGAAGCTCGAGCACACCCTCGAGTACACCCCGGACGGTGGGGCAATAAAGGACCCGGACGATCTCTTCTCGCTCGTCGTCCGCGCGGTGGACGAGACGCTCAAGCACGCCGGGGATGCAGCGGTGGCCGGGGTGGCATTCAGCACCTTCTGGCACGCCGTCCTCGGGGTGGACGGGTCGGGGGAGCCCACCACGGACATCCTCACCTGGGCCGACCGCCGCTCCGCCGGCGCCGCGAGAAAGCTGCGCGAGAGGCTCGACGAACGCGAGGTGCACCGCAGGACGGGGTGCGTGTTGCACTCCAGCTATCTACCGGCCAAGCTCCTGTGGCTGAGCGAGGAGCACCCGGAGCGCTTCGAGAGGACGGCGCGTTGGATCTCCCCGGCCGAGTACTTCTACAGCCGCTTCTTCGGCAGCGACAACCTCACCATAGGCACCTCGATGGCATCGGCAACCGGCCTCCTCGACCAGAACGAGAAGCGCTGGGATGAAGAGCTGATCGAAGCCCTCCCCATAACCGAAGACCAGCTCTCCCCCATCTCCGACGATCCCGCGCAAGGCCTCGCCGAAGAGTGGGCGAAGCGGTGGCCGCAGCTGGCAAACGTGCCCTGGTTCCCCGCGGCCGGGGACGGAGCCTGCTCGAACATCGGCAGCGGCTGCACCACGAGGGAGAGGCTCGCGCTCATGGTCGGCACCAGCGGCGCGATGCGCGCGCTCTGGAAGGCAAAGAGCGTGGAGATCCCGGACGGCCCCTGGTGCTACCGGGCCGACGCGGAGCGTTTCGTGATGGGTGGAGCGCTCTCCAACGGGGGCAACCTCGTAAGCTGGCTCACGCAGACGCTGAGGCTTCCAGAGATAGAAGAGGCGGAGAAAGAGATAGCGAAGATGGAGCCCGACTCGCACGGGCTCACCTTCCTGCCGCTTCTGGCCGGGGAGCGCGGCCCCACCTGGTCCGACGACGCGAACGGCGCGATCCTCGGCCTCTCGCTCGCCAGCCGACCCGGGGACATCCTGCGGGCCGCGCTCGAGGCCGTCGCGCTGCGCTTCTCGCTCATCGCCCGGGCGCTCGAAGAGGCCATCCCGGGAGAGAAGGAGGTCATAGCCACCGGCGGCGGCCTCCTCTCCTCGCCGGTGTGGACCCAGATCATGTCGGATGCGCTCGGGCGTCCGGTGACGCTCTCGGGGGTGGAGGAGGCCTCGAGCCGGGGGGCGGCGCTACTGGCCCTCGAACGCCTCGGCGTACTGAAGCTGGAAGAGGCAGAAGTACCGCTCGGCGAGACCTTCGAGCCCGACGAAGGCAGGCACGAGGCCTACCGCGAGGCCCTCGCCCGGCAGCAGCGCCTCTACGAGGCGGTGATGGAAGAGGGCGGCCCGGGATAG
- a CDS encoding haloacid dehalogenase type II, producing MEEIAMPETLAFDIYGTLVDPLKMEEKLEPFAGEKAGHLAKLWREKQLEYTFRRALMRRYEDFGVCTRQALAFATQSVGLELSREDERNLISAYQSLPAFEDALPGLRALRSQGHEMSAFSNGVEESARKVLEQAGLFEYLNTVISADEVKSFKPDPEVYRHACERLGGAPEEVWLVSSNPFDVIGAKSFGMRAAWVRRDPKTLLDPWDIEPDLVVRDLLHLAKELG from the coding sequence ATGGAGGAGATAGCGATGCCGGAGACCCTGGCTTTCGACATCTACGGAACGCTCGTAGATCCATTGAAGATGGAGGAGAAGCTCGAGCCGTTCGCCGGAGAGAAAGCCGGGCACCTCGCAAAACTCTGGCGTGAGAAGCAGCTCGAATACACCTTTCGGCGGGCGCTGATGCGCCGCTACGAGGATTTCGGGGTCTGTACCCGCCAGGCACTCGCCTTCGCCACGCAGAGCGTGGGCCTCGAGCTCTCGCGAGAGGACGAGAGAAACCTCATCTCCGCTTACCAGAGCCTTCCCGCCTTCGAAGACGCCCTGCCTGGACTCCGGGCGCTGCGTTCGCAGGGGCACGAAATGTCCGCCTTCTCCAACGGCGTGGAGGAGAGCGCGCGGAAGGTACTCGAGCAGGCCGGCCTGTTCGAGTACCTCAACACTGTGATAAGCGCCGACGAGGTGAAGAGCTTCAAACCCGACCCGGAGGTCTACCGCCACGCCTGCGAGAGGCTCGGGGGTGCACCGGAAGAGGTGTGGCTCGTCTCCAGCAACCCGTTCGACGTGATCGGAGCGAAGTCCTTCGGGATGCGGGCCGCCTGGGTGCGGCGCGACCCCAAAACGCTCCTCGATCCGTGGGACATCGAGCCGGACCTCGTGGTCCGGGACCTGCTGCACCTCGCAAAAGAGCTGGGTTAG
- a CDS encoding ferritin-like domain-containing protein, producing the protein MKEQTGTEAAVLEGTRSRRDFFKLAGLAGAGAVMGSVALAPKAFAQGTSNYGSDLDIANFALTLEYLEATFYENAVDSGVLSGDALKVVTALRDHEQAHVDALISLIKSAGGTPVSKPQFTFPSGATSSESSILNLAATFEPVGVGAYLGAAPAIQSPDVLAAAGSIAGVEGEHVVAVNNLLGNAAATLEAFPAALTKDEVLAKIAPFLGMGSMMNTGGGSRRDWYRNAHV; encoded by the coding sequence ATGAAAGAACAGACAGGCACCGAGGCTGCGGTGCTCGAAGGCACCCGCAGCCGCAGAGACTTCTTCAAGCTGGCCGGTCTCGCCGGGGCGGGTGCGGTGATGGGCTCGGTCGCCCTCGCTCCGAAGGCCTTCGCCCAGGGCACGAGCAACTACGGGAGCGACCTGGACATCGCCAACTTCGCGCTGACGCTGGAGTATCTGGAGGCCACGTTCTACGAGAACGCCGTCGACTCTGGGGTGCTCTCGGGGGATGCGCTCAAGGTGGTGACGGCGCTGCGTGACCACGAGCAGGCGCACGTGGATGCCCTGATCTCTCTGATCAAGAGCGCCGGTGGGACCCCGGTCTCCAAGCCGCAGTTCACCTTCCCCTCGGGGGCTACCTCGAGCGAGAGCTCCATCCTGAACCTCGCGGCTACCTTTGAACCGGTTGGTGTGGGGGCCTACCTGGGCGCCGCTCCGGCCATACAGAGCCCCGACGTGCTCGCCGCCGCCGGGAGCATCGCCGGGGTGGAGGGCGAGCACGTCGTCGCTGTGAACAACCTGCTGGGTAATGCCGCCGCCACGCTGGAGGCTTTCCCGGCCGCACTCACCAAGGACGAGGTGCTCGCCAAGATAGCCCCGTTCCTCGGGATGGGCTCGATGATGAACACCGGCGGCGGTTCGCGCAGAGACTGGTACCGCAACGCGCACGTCTAG
- a CDS encoding class E sortase, whose protein sequence is MTVKPADPREVLSRKKLPDGFPGYRGWNEKRTGDASQKMISVGTSAGAIPAVRPFNFGRDPGGPKDKKLYLSIPKIGLHDVPVYNSVDPAKLDEGAVHVPATGFPWQKGANVYIAGHRLGYPNTGSLYLFYHLPQLTDGDEVILKDSAGREYVYRVVRKETVGPENVQVMNPVPGKSLVTLQTCTLPHYTKRIIVQAEMVGGSQG, encoded by the coding sequence GTGACCGTAAAGCCCGCCGATCCCAGAGAGGTTCTCTCCAGGAAGAAGCTTCCTGACGGGTTCCCCGGCTATCGGGGCTGGAACGAGAAAAGGACCGGCGACGCTTCGCAGAAGATGATCTCGGTCGGGACGTCGGCCGGCGCCATACCGGCGGTCAGGCCTTTCAATTTCGGCCGCGATCCCGGCGGCCCCAAGGACAAGAAACTCTACCTCTCCATCCCGAAGATAGGGTTGCACGATGTGCCGGTCTACAACTCGGTCGATCCGGCGAAGCTCGACGAAGGAGCGGTGCACGTGCCGGCGACGGGGTTCCCCTGGCAGAAGGGAGCAAACGTCTACATCGCCGGCCACCGCCTCGGATACCCGAACACGGGATCTCTCTACCTCTTCTACCACCTGCCGCAGCTTACGGATGGAGACGAGGTGATCCTGAAGGACTCCGCCGGCAGGGAGTACGTCTACCGGGTCGTGAGGAAGGAGACCGTGGGGCCTGAGAACGTGCAGGTGATGAACCCGGTACCGGGAAAATCTCTCGTCACCCTTCAGACCTGTACCCTCCCGCACTACACCAAGCGGATCATAGTGCAGGCCGAAATGGTCGGGGGGTCCCAGGGATGA
- a CDS encoding ferritin-like domain-containing protein, with translation MSGVEDRGGPVVLDREVSRRGFLKTAVAVGAALSAAGVGGFGVAVRQAQAQSKEYTTYQGLGDVKILSFAYLLEELEGTFYDQGVKSGIFSGEALTFITDIRDNEMAHAQALASTLQKAGAPVPQTPNFTFPNGTFSDTGAFLKLAATFEPTGIGAYQGAAPAIKNKDYLAAALSIHNAECRHWDAIKILQGIVPPNNVPFEKALTLQTVQSRVKPFGITG, from the coding sequence ATGAGTGGTGTCGAGGACCGTGGAGGTCCTGTGGTGCTTGATCGGGAGGTCTCGCGCCGCGGCTTCCTGAAGACCGCCGTGGCGGTTGGGGCGGCGCTGTCTGCTGCGGGCGTCGGCGGCTTCGGCGTCGCCGTGCGGCAGGCCCAGGCACAGAGCAAGGAGTACACGACTTACCAGGGCCTCGGCGACGTCAAGATCCTCTCCTTCGCCTACCTGCTCGAGGAACTGGAGGGGACCTTCTACGACCAGGGAGTGAAGTCTGGCATATTCAGCGGCGAGGCTCTCACGTTCATAACCGACATCCGCGACAACGAGATGGCGCACGCCCAGGCCCTGGCCTCGACGTTGCAGAAGGCCGGTGCACCGGTGCCCCAGACGCCGAACTTCACCTTCCCGAACGGGACCTTCAGCGACACGGGGGCTTTCCTGAAGCTCGCGGCGACCTTCGAGCCGACCGGAATCGGGGCGTACCAGGGAGCGGCGCCCGCGATAAAGAACAAAGACTATCTGGCGGCGGCCCTCTCGATCCACAACGCCGAGTGCCGCCACTGGGATGCGATCAAGATCCTGCAGGGCATCGTGCCGCCGAACAACGTGCCCTTCGAGAAGGCGCTGACGCTGCAGACGGTTCAGTCTAGGGTCAAGCCGTTCGGGATCACGGGCTGA
- a CDS encoding RNA polymerase sigma factor produces MGDVPRRYLLLADEDLISLAAAGDADAFACLYDRHSRAAYSLAYRMMGERQAAEDLVQESFFKAWRSAGSYRAERGSVRNWLLTIVHNGGIDQLRSAASRRRTEDRAQAATSGAQQSEAFTETWQNTQREQVREALKSLPPEQLKILELAYFSGYTHTEIAELLGLPLGTVKGRMRLGLKKIKDYFDARDLRLPQ; encoded by the coding sequence ATGGGCGACGTCCCGAGAAGATACCTGCTGCTCGCAGACGAAGACCTCATCTCGCTCGCCGCAGCGGGTGACGCCGACGCCTTCGCATGCCTGTACGACCGGCACAGCCGGGCGGCGTACTCGCTCGCCTACCGGATGATGGGTGAGCGACAGGCAGCAGAAGACCTCGTGCAGGAGTCCTTCTTCAAGGCGTGGCGTTCGGCGGGGAGCTACCGGGCGGAGCGCGGCAGCGTGAGGAACTGGCTGCTCACGATCGTCCACAACGGCGGCATAGACCAGCTGCGATCCGCGGCCAGCCGCCGCAGGACCGAGGACCGGGCGCAGGCCGCAACATCCGGTGCGCAACAAAGCGAGGCCTTCACCGAGACCTGGCAGAACACCCAGCGGGAGCAGGTGCGCGAAGCCCTCAAGAGCCTGCCGCCGGAGCAGCTGAAGATACTGGAGCTCGCGTACTTCTCGGGTTATACCCACACGGAGATCGCCGAGCTGCTCGGGCTGCCGCTCGGAACGGTGAAAGGCAGGATGAGGCTGGGCCTCAAGAAGATAAAAGATTACTTCGACGCGAGGGATCTGAGGCTGCCACAGTGA
- a CDS encoding DUF3311 domain-containing protein — protein MRPLYLLALVPFIGILGGIFFANRIEPFVLGMPFILFWIVLWVVLTSVVMAIIYRLDPQNREEER, from the coding sequence TTGAGGCCGCTGTATCTGCTGGCCCTGGTGCCGTTCATCGGGATACTCGGTGGCATATTCTTCGCCAACCGAATCGAGCCTTTCGTGCTCGGGATGCCGTTCATACTGTTCTGGATCGTGCTGTGGGTCGTCCTGACCTCGGTGGTGATGGCGATCATCTACAGGCTCGACCCGCAGAACAGGGAGGAAGAGCGTTGA
- a CDS encoding dodecin family protein, with protein sequence MSVARVTEISATSPESFEGAIREGIARATKTLRNVEGAWIKDMNVTVENGDITAYRVNMEVTFVLED encoded by the coding sequence ATGTCGGTAGCCAGGGTCACCGAGATCAGCGCGACCTCGCCCGAGAGCTTCGAAGGCGCCATCAGGGAGGGCATAGCCCGCGCCACGAAGACGCTGCGCAACGTGGAGGGCGCCTGGATCAAGGACATGAACGTCACGGTCGAGAACGGCGACATCACCGCCTACAGGGTGAACATGGAGGTGACCTTCGTCCTGGAAGACTGA
- a CDS encoding citrate synthase, with translation MSEQSRSEGNGKATAVEGKNSLTVTDNRTGKTYDIEIKDGTVRAMDFRQIKVDDDDFGLMTYDPGFTNTASCRSAITYIDGERGILQHRGIPIEELCEKSTYLEVAYLLIHGHLPTQKELDGWVYEITHHTYVHENMKSFMQGFRHDAHPMGMLLASVGALSTFYPEAKNIDDEEQQHLAAVRLIAKMPTLAAFAYRHSLGLPYVYPDNDLSYAGNLLSMLFKMAEPRYEPDPRLEKALDTLFILHADHEQNCSAAAVRVVGSSRVDPYTAIAAGVAGLYGPLHGGANVAVLKMLQRIGKVENIPDFLETVKQGKERLMGFGHRVYKNYDPRARIIKSHVDEVLEVTGKNSPWLEIAVELEKRALDDEYFTSRKLYPNVDFYSGLIYEALGIPTDAFTVMFAIPRTSGWIAQWLEMLHDPELKIARPRQIYTGELNQRYVPIEERG, from the coding sequence GTGTCCGAGCAGTCTCGCAGCGAGGGAAACGGCAAGGCCACCGCCGTCGAAGGCAAGAACAGCCTCACGGTCACGGACAACCGCACGGGAAAGACTTATGACATAGAGATAAAAGACGGCACCGTGCGGGCGATGGACTTCCGTCAGATCAAGGTGGACGATGACGACTTCGGGCTCATGACCTACGACCCCGGGTTCACCAACACCGCGAGCTGCCGGAGCGCCATCACCTACATAGACGGCGAGAGGGGCATTTTGCAGCATCGGGGCATCCCGATCGAGGAGCTATGTGAGAAGTCCACCTACCTGGAGGTGGCCTATCTTCTGATCCACGGGCACCTCCCCACGCAGAAGGAGCTCGACGGGTGGGTCTACGAGATAACCCACCACACCTACGTGCACGAGAACATGAAGAGCTTCATGCAGGGCTTCAGGCACGACGCCCACCCGATGGGGATGCTGCTCGCGAGCGTGGGGGCGCTCTCCACCTTCTACCCGGAGGCCAAGAACATAGACGACGAGGAGCAGCAGCACCTGGCGGCGGTGCGTCTGATCGCGAAGATGCCCACGCTCGCTGCCTTCGCCTACCGGCACTCGCTCGGGTTGCCTTACGTCTATCCGGACAACGATCTCTCCTACGCCGGCAACCTGCTCTCGATGCTCTTCAAGATGGCCGAGCCGCGTTACGAGCCCGATCCCAGGCTCGAGAAGGCGCTCGACACCCTCTTCATCCTGCACGCCGACCACGAGCAGAACTGCTCGGCGGCCGCCGTCAGGGTCGTCGGCTCCTCGCGCGTCGACCCATACACCGCCATCGCCGCAGGGGTCGCCGGACTCTACGGCCCGCTGCACGGTGGGGCGAACGTCGCCGTGCTCAAGATGCTGCAGCGCATCGGCAAGGTGGAGAACATCCCGGACTTCCTCGAGACCGTCAAGCAGGGCAAGGAGCGCCTGATGGGCTTCGGCCACAGGGTCTACAAGAACTACGACCCGCGCGCCAGGATCATCAAGAGCCACGTCGACGAGGTGCTCGAGGTCACCGGCAAGAACAGCCCCTGGCTAGAGATCGCCGTCGAGCTGGAGAAGCGGGCGCTCGACGACGAGTACTTCACCAGCCGCAAGCTCTACCCGAACGTGGATTTCTACTCCGGGCTCATCTACGAGGCGCTCGGCATCCCGACCGACGCCTTCACCGTGATGTTCGCCATCCCGCGGACCTCCGGCTGGATCGCCCAGTGGCTGGAGATGCTCCACGATCCGGAGCTCAAGATAGCGCGTCCGCGTCAGATCTACACCGGAGAGCTAAACCAGCGCTACGTGCCGATCGAGGAGCGCGGATAG